A window of the Serratia sarumanii genome harbors these coding sequences:
- a CDS encoding glutathione S-transferase family protein, which yields MLTIWGRENSNNVRKVLWCAAELGLSYTHINAGGAFGKVNEESYRALNPNGLVPLLQDDDFVLWESNTIVRYLAAKFGDATFYPQDLQARAAAEKWMDWTTSTIVPAFTIVFWGLIRTAPELRDMAKIEAAIATLEKHFDVIEQTLARQPYLSGDAFGFGDIPLGSFAYAWFEMPIARHPRPNMERWYQQLRARPAYQRGVMSELT from the coding sequence ATGCTGACCATTTGGGGCCGTGAGAATTCGAACAACGTCAGGAAGGTGCTGTGGTGCGCCGCCGAACTGGGGCTGAGCTACACCCACATCAACGCCGGCGGCGCGTTCGGCAAGGTGAACGAAGAGAGCTACCGCGCGCTGAACCCGAACGGCCTGGTGCCGCTGCTGCAGGACGATGACTTCGTGCTGTGGGAATCCAACACCATCGTGCGCTATCTGGCGGCGAAATTCGGCGACGCGACGTTCTATCCGCAAGATCTGCAGGCGCGCGCCGCCGCCGAGAAGTGGATGGACTGGACCACCTCAACCATCGTCCCGGCCTTCACCATCGTCTTTTGGGGCCTGATCCGCACCGCGCCGGAATTGCGCGACATGGCGAAAATCGAAGCGGCGATCGCCACGCTGGAAAAGCACTTCGACGTCATCGAACAGACGCTGGCACGCCAGCCTTACCTCTCCGGCGATGCATTCGGCTTTGGCGATATTCCGCTCGGCAGCTTCGCCTACGCCTGGTTCGAAATGCCGATCGCCCGCCACCCGCGGCCGAACATGGAGCGCTGGTATCAGC